Below is a window of Pirellulales bacterium DNA.
AGGCTTCGCGCGTGACCTTTTGCACAGACGCGGCGCCGCCGTAGGCCAGCGCAACCTCGATCACAAACGGATTGCCTCGGTACACGGCCGGCGGGCGCGTCGCCGCGACGTAGAACTCGGCCGGCACCACTTGCCGGAGTCCCTTGAGCAACAACTGTTCGCCAATCGGCACGATGCAGTCGGTCGCCGGCGCGGGAATCTTGGCCCCTTGCAGCGCCCGGTATAGCGCCTCGGTCTCGTGGCGGCTGATCTTCTTCGTATTGGCCCGGGTACTCAGCTTGGCGGCGTCGCAAATCTTCTTCGCTGTGCCGGGGCTGACCCGCGAAAAGCTGTGGCTCAAGAATTGCGACAGGTTGGGCGCCTTGGTGTCGTTGAGCATCGTCACCAGGTGGCCCAGCTCGACTCCGTACGGGTGCGGCTTGATTTCCTTCGGCTCGGGCGGCAGCTCGTTGCTGGCGCGGGAGTAGGACCGCTGGTTGTTGTCCGGGTCGATGTAATGCAGCGTCACATGGGGGTTGGCGATCGCCGTCTGCTCGAGGTATTCATCGACGCTGCCGCGCCCGCGCTGGTGTCGGCCTTCGAGCTGGATCGTCACGCGGGTACCGTGATCGACTTCGATCCACTCGATACCCTTCTTGTCGATCAACGCCTTGCCGGCCTCGCCGGGCGGGATTTCGTCGCCTTCACCCCGGCCGTTGAGAATGTCGGGCCGGTTGAACTTGGTGTTGATCTGGATTTCGTAGTAGTGCGCCGGCTTACGCTCGCCGGTCTTCGACATGATCTTCACCGGCTGCCCAGTGGTGAGCACGCCGTACATGCCGGCCGCGCTGATGCCGATCCCCTGTTGCCCGCGGCTCATGCGCAGGCGGTGGAATTTCGACCCGTAGAGCAGCTTACCGAAGATGTTGGGAATCTGTTTCTTGAGAATCCCCGGTCCGTTGTCCTGCACGCCGATCTTGTAGCGGCTCGGGCCGACGGCCTCGATGTGAACCCAGATCTCCGGCAAGATGCCGGCTTCTTCGCAGGCGTCGAGCGCGTTGTCGACGGCCTCTTTGACGGTCGTCAGCAGGGCCTTGCGCGGGTTGTCGAAACCGAGCAGGTGCCGGTTCTTGGCAAAGAATTCGCTGACCGAGATATCGCGCTGGCTGGCCGCCATCGCTTCGGCGGTGACGCGTCGGCGCGGGGCGTGGCCGTTCTTACCGGCGCCGCTGGTTCCTGCGCCGTTAGTTTCTGCGCCGTTAGTTTCTGCGCCGTCGCGGTTGGCCGCGTCCTCAGTCGGCTCCTCGGCGGTGGTGCTGGCAGACGAATTCGAACGTTCGCGGCGGGTCAATCGTGAGCTTCCCAACACTTCCTCCGTGACGGCATCGCGACCTCAATCCCCCCTCCCTGGGGCTTCCGCGCGGCGCGGGCCAGAGCTCCCCCTGCGGCGGCAGAAACCGGTCGGGAAAAGTATACCGATTGTAGGCCCGAATTCCCAGGCGATGTCGCGCACATACCCGGAAAATCAGGCCTTTTTCGCACGGCCGGCACATAAAGACTGACCCTTGCGGCCGCCACAATCCGAGATTGTTCGTGGAGCCGCAAGTCAGGGCATGGTCACCCCGACCACCGGACCTTCAACCCCGAAGGCCCACTGCCGCGAGCGGCTCGCCGACGCCTGCCCCTGCCGCTCGACCCCTGCCAAGCACCCACCCGGCCGCCGTGAACGCCCGGCGCGGTGACGACACGAGCGGCTTTGTGCCCGCCGCCGTTTTCCAACCCCCGTGCAGGAGAACCCGTCATGAAGACGCTCATGCTGCGCGCTGCGCTCGTCGCGTGCGCATTGTCGCTGGCGCTGGCCGCCGAGCGCGCCGCCGCGCAAGGCCCTTACTACACGCCTACCGTGCCCAACGAGTTGTTCTACAACTTCTACACGCAGGGCGGCGCCAGCCGCGTGCCGGCGCAGTTGTACATCTCGCCGCGACCGACGCCCGAACTGGTGGGCCACACCTACATCACGTACCAACCGTTCATGGCCCACGAGTTTCTCTACAAGCACAAGCGCGACTACTACCGTTACAACCCCACCGGTGGATTCACGATCACGCGCGTCCATTGGTGGTAATGCCGCCGCGCCCGCGGCCCGTTCGAGACCATCGCCGCCGTGGGTGCACAGCCGCGCTTGACGGCCCAAGAATGGACGGCCCAAAGATGGACGGCACTGAGAAAGGAAACCCGGAATGAGAAAATTGCTGTTCTGCGCCGGCCTGGCGACCGTCTGCGCGTGCTGGCCAGCGCAATCGTCGGCCTTCGAGCGGACGGTGATGAGCAAGGTGGCCGATCGCAAGGCGCAGATGTATCCCTGGCACGGCGAGTACTACTACCTGCAATGGGGCGCGCCAGTGGCACTGGTGGTCCCGCCGACCGCCGAGCTGCACACCGAGTATGGCTGGGGCGTGACCAACCGCCGCATCCTGGCCACCTGGCACCAATACAAGCGTCCCTACCCGGGCGGCGCCAGCCCCGGCGGCTTCTACGGCCTACCGAAATGGCCCAGCGATACTTCCCAGTTCGGCGTGTATTACGTCCGCGGACCGTGGTGAATCACGGCCTGACGTCCGGCATCTCCTGTCGGCCGGGCGTCAGGGGTCAGGGGGTGGAAGGGGAGCCCGATGGCAACATGCCGGCCGTCGGGCTCCCTGACCTTTTTTGCGGCTGCCGCGTTAGCCGTGCTTGCGCGCGAAGTCGAGCATGAACTCGCGCAGCGCCTCGACGCCCTCGGGCGGCATCGCGTTGTAGATGCTGGCCCGGAAGCCGCCTACCGAGCGGTGTCCCTTGAGCGTCACCAGGCCCGCCGCTTCGGCCTCCTTGTTGAACGGCTTGTCCAGCTCGGCGTTCTTCATCCGGAACGTCACGTTCATCAGCGACCGGCAGTCGTTCGTCGCGTGGCCGGTATAGAAACCGTTGCTCTGGTCGATCACCTCGTAGAGCCGCGCGGCCTTTTTCTGGTTCAGCTGGTGCATCTTGTCGAGCCCGCCGATCGTGTCGCGCAGCCACTCGACCACCAGCCCGACCACGTACAGGGCGTAGCACGGCGGCGTGTTGAACGCCGAATCGGCGTCGGCATGCACCTTGTAGCTGAGCATGCCGGGCAGCGATTCGGCCGAACGGGCCAGCAAGTCCTCGCGGACAATGACGATCGTCACGCCCGCGGGTCCCGCGTTTTTCTGCGCACAGGCGTAGATCAGGCCGTACTTGTTGATCGGCACCGGGCGCGAGAGAAACTCGCTCGAGGCGTCGCAAACCAGCGGCACGTTGCCGGTCTCCGGCTCGCGCGGAAACTGCACGCCCTGGATCGTCTCGTTGATCGTGAAATGTACGTAGGTCGCGTTCGGGTCGAGCTTCAGCTCGGCCTGGCTGGGCACGCGATGGTAGTTGCCCTCCTTGCCGTCCCAGGCCACGCGGGTTTCGCCCTCGCGCTGGGCTTCCTTGAGCGCGTCTTTGCCCCAGGAGCCAGTAAGGATGTAGTCGGCCGACTTGCCCGTGCCGCGCAGCAGGTTCATCGGCACCATCGAAAACTGCAACCGCCCGCCGCCCTGGAGAAACAACACTTTGTAGTTGTCGGGCACCCCCAGCAGGGCACGCAGATCGCGCTCCGTACGCGTCATGATCTCGATAAACGCGTCCGAACGATGGCTCATCTCCATCACGGACATTCCCTGGCCCGGGTAGCAGACCAGCTCGCGCTGGGCCTTTTCGAGCACAGGCAGCGGCAACACGGCCGGGCCGGCAGAGAAGTTGTAAACGCGTTTTTCCATCGCAGCGCCTCGCAATATCGTCAGGGCCAAGCGGTCCGCCGCGGCGGACCCGTCGAGGCCCACCGTGCGCCTGCCAAAAACAGCTAAGAAAGGGCAGTTTTAGCAACTCGCACCCAGGCCGGGAAGGCGGCTGCTAGCGTGTCCCGGCAGGTGCGACGACGCGCGCAGGTGCCGGCTCATATAGAGGCGCAAAGCGGTCGATCGGTTCGTCCGCAGCCCAGGCCATGCCGCGCAACAGCAAGGCGCGGAACAGCGCGTCGTCAAACGTCCAGCGATAATGGCCCAGGATCGACGCGAACACGCGCCCGCGGCGCTCCGGGGGGGCATAGGTCCAAATCATCGGCCAGTCGCGTCCTTCCTCCTGGGCGCTCGCCAGGATGTTCACGCGGGCCGGGTCGCCGGTCAGCCGCCAGTAGGTTTCGTCGTAAAACCTGTCGCGCGCCAAGCCGCGCGTCAGTGGCTCGTCGGCCGGCGCCACGATCTGCAGCTCGATCGGCCCGTGCCGGAATTTCGCCGGCCCGAACGAGGCGGCCAGGCCCAGGCGATCGGCAAGCGCTTGCGGGTCGCGATCGGCAATGGTCGCCGCGTGGATCACTACCAGTCCGCCGCCGCGCGCGAGATACGCATCGAGCTGAGCCAGCCGCGCAGGGCTCCAGTCATGGTTCCAGCAATACATCACCAACAGGTCGGCCAGGTCCCAATGGGCTGGCTCGGGCCAGTTCATGGCGGTCGACACGCGCACGCCCGGCAGCCTGTCCAGCATCCGCCGCCAGGCGCGTTGCCAGGCCGGATAGTCGTGTTCGCCGGGGCCGTGGTCTTGCGCGCTGGCCACCAGGACCATCTTGAGCGGCCGCGCCGCGGCTTGCTCACCGGGGTTCGCCGCGGGCATGACCCGGGCCACTTCCTGGGGCGTGCGCGCTGCGGGCGGGTCAATTCCCGGGGGTCCGACGAGTGCCGGCTCGCGCTGCGTCAGAAATGTCACCAGGTCGCGCAGCTGTTCGCCGCCGAGCTTTTCGCGCATGCCTTGCGGCATCAGTGACACGGCATTCGGCTCCAGCGCAGCGATCTCGTCGCGCGCCAGAAACGTCGCCTTTGCATCGGCGTCGAGCACGCGGACCCGATCGCCCGTATCGGCGCGCACCAGGCCCTGCAGGCTCCGGCCGTCGGCCAGTGCGATCGTGAACTGGACATAGTCGGGATTGATCGCCGCGCTGGGGTCGACGATATCGCGCAGCACGCTGCCGGGGTCGCGGTGCCCCAGATTGCTCAGGTCGGGGCCCACCTGGCCGCCGCGCTCGCCATAGCGATGGCACGTGGCGCACTTCGCCAATTCGCCGAAGAACAAGTCGCGTCCGGCATACCAATCGCCGTCGGTGATTTCCGGTGCGGGCGTGGACGCCGTGGGTGCGGGCACCGGTTGTGCCGGTGCACCGGCGATCAAGACCGTTTCGCGCGGAAGCGCCCGGCGCGTCGGATCGTCGGCCACGAACGTCGAGCACTCGACCCGAACGGGATGCTGTGGTCCGGTTTCGCAGACCAGCTTCGCCGCGCGGCCCGGCCGCAGCTCCAGGGGATCGGCGCCGCCGATTCGCGCCTCGCCGCGTTCGTTCGCCGCGGCGGCAACATTGAATTCGAGCGTTAGCCGTCCGGGGTTGGCCAGCAGCGCAAACAGCGCGTCGTGCTCGGCCGAGCCGTGGGTCCAAGCGCGGGCGACCTCGGGGTCGACGTGCGGCAACACGCCTTGCCAGCGCGTCGTGCCGTCGGCGTCGGCCCACGTGGCCCTTACGCCCGAGAAGTCGTAATCGAGCTCGGCAA
It encodes the following:
- a CDS encoding DNA topoisomerase VI subunit B — translated: MAASQRDISVSEFFAKNRHLLGFDNPRKALLTTVKEAVDNALDACEEAGILPEIWVHIEAVGPSRYKIGVQDNGPGILKKQIPNIFGKLLYGSKFHRLRMSRGQQGIGISAAGMYGVLTTGQPVKIMSKTGERKPAHYYEIQINTKFNRPDILNGRGEGDEIPPGEAGKALIDKKGIEWIEVDHGTRVTIQLEGRHQRGRGSVDEYLEQTAIANPHVTLHYIDPDNNQRSYSRASNELPPEPKEIKPHPYGVELGHLVTMLNDTKAPNLSQFLSHSFSRVSPGTAKKICDAAKLSTRANTKKISRHETEALYRALQGAKIPAPATDCIVPIGEQLLLKGLRQVVPAEFYVAATRPPAVYRGNPFVIEVALAYGGAASVQKVTREALGELLSESDARTLRQFLINTFSGLGPDSADKILKQAAIGIRVTPGKLKDPEVAKLHEAMQHVSLDEGQSMNLMRYANRVPLQFQQAACAITQSVIATNWRSYGVSQSRGSLPAGPLTVFVHVASVWVPFTSESKEAVASYPEIQRELRLGLQATGRKLAMYLNRRLRVKQEGERRNLFLRYLGEVAGAASAINSCDREALYQQLLEVARKKTAEADVRFDDRGRKVADEDEEFGDNVIIVAQETAPENEAAPPAAAEPAPAPRGRKRS
- the serC gene encoding 3-phosphoserine/phosphohydroxythreonine transaminase codes for the protein MEKRVYNFSAGPAVLPLPVLEKAQRELVCYPGQGMSVMEMSHRSDAFIEIMTRTERDLRALLGVPDNYKVLFLQGGGRLQFSMVPMNLLRGTGKSADYILTGSWGKDALKEAQREGETRVAWDGKEGNYHRVPSQAELKLDPNATYVHFTINETIQGVQFPREPETGNVPLVCDASSEFLSRPVPINKYGLIYACAQKNAGPAGVTIVIVREDLLARSAESLPGMLSYKVHADADSAFNTPPCYALYVVGLVVEWLRDTIGGLDKMHQLNQKKAARLYEVIDQSNGFYTGHATNDCRSLMNVTFRMKNAELDKPFNKEAEAAGLVTLKGHRSVGGFRASIYNAMPPEGVEALREFMLDFARKHG